In Lolium rigidum isolate FL_2022 chromosome 7, APGP_CSIRO_Lrig_0.1, whole genome shotgun sequence, the DNA window TTTTAGCTAGTAAtgtattgactcatctggctaaaAACGAAAAGTTTTGCACTTTGTTTTTAAAACCAGTCATCCCACGCAAAAGTGAAAAACTTTCCGTTTTTAGCTAGGTGGCGTGTTTTGACAAATGTGCCATAAAATTGTAATGGTATCTGGCAAAATCACAATCGAGCCGTGTGTTTCAGCATATGCCCAAATATAACAGTGTTCCGTGGCAAATTTTCCTTAAAAAAATTGGGCGGCTCGTGTTCAGTGATGTCGGGAAATTGGAATCCGACCGTGCGCTCGTTAAAAAATCACTCAATTATTAGGCCTCTCACATTCCAAGTACTGCAGTAATGAAAAAGAAGTGCAATCAGCATTGCAAACGATTCAATTGAAAAAGAACCGGCAACAGCAAATCTATTCAGCTCCCTACTTAATAATTCCCCTCAACGATCAATGATCCAGCAACGAAATCTCTTCACATTCCCTTCTTTCCCTCCTATAAATTCCACCATATCCCGGCCGAGTGCTCCCAGCCATCTCCTCCTTCTAGTGATCTTCTCCAAGGAGCACCAACGATGGCTTCCAGCAACAAGATCTCGCTGAAGCTGCTGGTGGACACCAAGTCGAAGAAGGTCCTCTTCGCGGAGGCCGGCAAGGAGTTCGTGGACTTCGTGTTCAGCCTGCTCACCCTCCCCATCGGCGCCGTGGTGAAGCTCATCTCCGCCGGCACCATGCAGGGGAGCGTCGGCCGCCTGTACCAGAGCGTCGACAACATCGGCGCGTCCTACCTGCAGCCCAACAAGGACAAGTCGGACCTCCTCCAGCCCAAGGTGCTGCACCCGGACGCGCGCGAGCTGCTTCTCCTGCAGGGCGGAGGCAACGGCGACGGCAAgagctcgtcgtcgtcgccactgGCGAGGTTCAAGATGTACACGTGCGCCGGGTACTGCGCCACGGCCACCATGGAGGCCAAGGCGGCGTGCCCGCAGTGCAAGCAGGCGATGGCGACGGAGGTCACCTTCGTGCTGCCCTCCGCCGCGCCCAAGGCGTCCTCGGCGTCAGCTTCGGAGGCGGGAGGCTCAGGCAGCGACGAGACCGGCGGGTACGTCAAGGGGCTGGTGACCTACATGGTCACAGACGGGCTGGAGGTGACGCCCATGTCGGCCATCTCCAGCATCACCCTCATCAGCAAGTTCAGCGTGAACAAGGACGTGGAGCTGGCCGAGAAGTTCGTCTCCGTCGGCATGGACGAGGGGCTCGGCCTCCTCAAGGCGGCGCTGCGCTCCGACACCGTGCTCTCCGACGTTTTCCTCGCGAAGAAGAAGTGATCGATCGGTGGTGGTAGCTGCTCGTACCGCGCGTGCAATGCGATCGAGGGAATAAAGAACTTGCGCTGATATTGTGTCTATTATGGATCTGCTCGTACCACGTTATATGGATGTTTGCTCTCTTGGGAGAAGAGTTATGTATGCCTGCCGTCCCATGTCCATTTGCTTATGTTTTTCATCCATGATACTCCAAACCATCTTCATTTCAATTTGTGTCTCGGGAGTCAATCAGATTATCACAAAGCTACTCGATACTATACTATATGCATGTCAAACTCGGTCCTAGCATGCCACCCGTAAAAATGGTCCGGATCAATTGCATGCTCTGTTTCCTTCTATAAGCCCCGGATTCTAGATAGATCCGCTGTTTTTTAACCTTATAGATATTACCCAAATATATTTATACACTTCCATACAGCATTTTAGTATTTTGATTTTTGACGCTCGTGCCTATGGAGAAATCATGCATCTCCTTAAGACCTTGTTTGTTACTGACAGTTTTCCGgcgtacacaaaaatgacaaatctcGCTGTTTTCGAATGTACATAAAATTTTAGGAACATATGGGTATTTGGAATTTGGTGGGGATTAGTACTCCCCCCTACATAAAAATGACAGATGGTTTTCAAATTTTGTACTGTTCACTGTCTTAGATCTATAAATTTTCATTTTTACACAGCTTATAAGTACATAATATTTCGCAGTGGTTCTTTACACACACACAGGTAGAAATCATCATTATATATCTATTAAGATatgttttcatattttttgatttttttaaaaagtttAAAAGGGCTTCATGGAGCCCATCTTCTGAGAAGTCTGTCTTTCTCTCCCGACCCACTTACATTCCCTGGTAAAATAACTTACCGATCGTTCCTTAATAAATTTCACACGAAGAAAACCCTTTCCTGTCCGGTCGGCTCCTCCGGCTGCCACGAACACAACTCGCAGGTACGTTCAGTCAtggggcgaaaccctagcccccatcccgcctcctttcttctcccctTCGTCGGGCCTGACACATCCTCCTCTGTTCTCTTGGCCGCCGCATCCTCTCACAGCCCCAAACAGCATAATCGGTGCTATTTCTTCCCTTGTGATTTGGAGAATCTCCACGGTCGCCCAATGGTTCTTCAACGCCCACGATTTGCACGTCCGTGTAGGATTCACCCAAGCTAGCTATGATGTAGTGCTGCCACGATAGGCTCACCTTCAGTTCAGTTGCCATCTGCGTAACCTAGTTATGTTCAACAATTTTGCACTGATATCATGTGCACTTAATTTGACACGGGGAAAACACTAGCTGCTACTGCCGAGTTTCATCTATTGCTAGCTGTTTCCTTTATTGGATTGGTGCTGGAGCCCATGGCATTCTCACTCTCGATGGTGAATTGGGTGGACCTGCAGTAGTAGGAGTAGTGTGGTCAGCAGTTCTTAATTAATGTTGCCGAGAATCGGTGTCCTGTGAAACCATAATATGTTTAAGCTTCACTTCCTGCGTAAAAAATGAAGCTTGCTATTGGGTTTTCAACTTCACAATGAAGTATTCTTGTCTGCCTCAAATCAGGCTACGTACTACTGCTATGTAGTGTTTTCGTTTAGTTCAGTTGGTATGTGGTGTTATGTTTTGTTATACTATGCAGCATTGTCATCATACTCGGCTATTTAAGATGCAGAGAAGAACAAAACTTTCATTTGATTTACCACGCATGTGGTGATCTTTTGTTTAGTGGATGGATAGTGTATCTGTTTAGAAATAGGATGTTCCATTTTGTCATCATTATTTTCAGCATCGGTGCTTGACTGATGCTTTATATTACGATAAATACTTGTCAAAGTATTTCTTAATTGAATCAACTGCTACTGTTTTTACTAGAAAAGTCATTGTAGATGTGAAACAACTGCACATGAACTTTACAGTGTCTTAATGCAAAATTGTGCACCTCGTTAAAAATGCAAAAACTAGATATTGTAATGCTCTGTTTCGTGTCCTATGTCTTttaagttttgagttttctgtgaAAATTCTAAGATACCAGATTTGTGTGGCTCCACTATCCTCTAAAGAAAAAGTTAACCAAACAAGGTATGCAACTAATTTGGGATGTAATTCAGGTTATATTTGTTCTAGCCAAACAAACAGTGAAACTAGATCTTGAGGCTATAGAGACAATGCACGAGAAGGAGGCAACTAATACCGCTTGTCACGAAGATGATAGGGCAGATAAATCAAACTCGGATGAATATGATCCTTGGAATCCTCCCTATCCTCCATTTGTTCCTCCTGTTGGGGCGGACCCTAGTACGGCTATCAGTTTATCCTTTGAGGTGCAGTAACTAACTACCCTTTATGATATTTGTATGTTATTATGCTTCCTTTCCGGCCTAGTCATAGCTCTTGATGGTGACACATGCTCTCCCTCCCCTTTCAGTGGACAGATGAGAAAGATGCTGAACTTGGTGCCCACAGAGCATCCAGTATAATATTTCCAGACCGCACCCCTCAGGTTATCTGCCAATTGAGAAATCATCTgattataatttatattttacgtTTGTCCTGCTGTATTTTTTGTGCGTGCAACTTCCTGATGGAACTTTTTGTTGTTGTCCTATAGTACATTGCACCaagacttgtttttttttttttttttttttgctttactaATCTGTTAACTGATTTCCTTTCACCTCTTCTATTTAAATAAATGGATAGACGGTGAATCTTGCCTTCCACGATACATTGCACCGTTTAGTGCCCATCCTTGATAAGGATAGCGTCCAAGGGTTCCTCCGCTTTATGCAACGGTATGGGCGGGGAACACGGTGGGGTTCGATCATCACTCCAGAGGCTCTGAACCAGATGATAACGCAAAATGCGGTGCGATGTGTCAAAGTTGCCTTGGAGGGCCAGGCACCTGAGCTGGGTAGGTGCCGGGCCGGTCCCAATGTCATGACCCAGTATGGTTACTTCCCCCTCCATCGAGCTGCTGAAATGTTCTCCGTTGACATGATTGAGTTGCTCATTCGCCACGGTGCGTCGGCCAATCTACGAACAGCAGGTGCCGAGGTAATTGAGGGACTACTCCCACTCCATGTTGCAGTCGACAACACGTGCATGCATAAGTATCTGGAAGACAGTTTGTTCCCAAACCGTGAGGATCAGTATTACAATGAGCATCGGGATTGCAGTGAGGCAGATGCAAACTATATCTTCAGGCTCATCTATCTTTTGTGCCTTCCTGAAATGGTTTGTCTCACATCCTCACCCATAGCAAGTTCCTAATTCTGCTGTTCTGCAGCAGACCAAAAGTAACTGTCATATATCTCAAACCTCTGACAGAAATATACTTGAGAACTTTACTTAAGTATACACTTGTCAAAGTAAGGATTTTTTTGTGCTAGATCTCACTATTATTTTAGTCTCTCTAAGAGAACATCTTCAAGttgctaaaaaaaatcaaaatgtgTTCTTTTGGTTGCAACAGAGAACACGGTTTTAAGTCCAGAACTACCACTTGCATATAAAATCTAAAATCACTCAGTTCTTGCTCTATGTTGGTGGTTTTTTGCAGAAGATCTTTTTGGACACCACAAGGCTGGTCGCAAAATACACAGATAATCTACTGGTTGAGCTCTGGAACTACATAAAAGATGGAAAGCTTGCCCAGACAGCCATATTGCTCCTGGCTGCTCAACAACAAATCCGCATGGGAACTTCCcgcaagaaaaaaggaaatagtaaACCTGATGGGTTTCCTACTATCTGTGAACGTATTTTGGATAACAATATTACCTTACAGTTGGAAAAAGGCCAAAATGGAATAGAACAGGAGCAAGTGGATGCAAAGATAAAACTTAATCATACCGCAATGATGCTTGTTCGTGTCATTTCAAAAGCTGGTGAAGACCTTGATTCATACATTCGAAATCATCTAGAGGTATCACATTGTTCGAAGTTGCAGTTATAGTGCCTTTATTTACTAAATTTGCATGCACTGATATATACTAAGCACTGTTTTTTAGTAATTCATGCATTAACCTGATCGATATAAAAATGTTAGAAATACTGTCACTTATTGAGATAAATAACAACATGTGTATTCTATCCAGAACAGGTTAGCATCTGAACTAAATGTTGTATGTGTAGTTCAGTTTACACAAATTTGGGAGTAGCGATAGCTCACCGTTCGCCGTTCGGAACCTTTCTGTGTGTAGGCTTTCATGTTCAGTTAGATAGCATGGAAAAGATCAAAATGTTCCACTTTTGAAAAATCAAAACTATAAAATTGAGGGTAATTTAGAAAACTATAAAAAATATAGTTAAGGAAAAAGTTGTGTTTTTATTCTACACCCACCCTATATCTTTTCAACCATATATTATTTTTATGTCACGTAAATTTTCTTACCCCGTAAGTCGAGAGGGCGTAAGAAAATTAAAGCAGACATGATATAAAAATGTTTTTCGCGTTGTGTAAAAAAATACGTAAATTTAGTGAGTTTTACGCTGTTATGACTCATATATTGCGTTTCTTATGTCGATTTTTTCGTGCTGGGTCAAAATAAACATAACTATTTTCATATCAAACATAAATTTTTAATGTAACAAAGTGAAAATATGTTTGGTGTAGAATAACTTTTATGCACCCTGGGTGTCAAATAGCGTTTCTATACATTCATATTAGAATATTATTTATGTTTCCAATTTTGTAGCTGTACTTCCCTATTTCCAATGCAAACATTTTTTTTCCTGTCATCTGAGTCATAACTAATTATGTGATGGCTCTCATGACCTAGTTTTTCTCTCACAAGTCAAAATTGTAATGCAGGTGCCCTACTTCATGCAGGTGCCCCATTTAGAGGTCCTCGAACGTGTTTCGTCGATTCTCAAGGATAATGGTTTTTGTCCTACTCGTGAATGCATAGACACTGGAAACCTGTACTCATTTGACCCACTCTTTCCATTCTTCAATGATTTATGGTTTTACAGTTTGAGAACTTTACATATGAATCAATTGATATGATCTTCTTTTGCACTCATTCTTGAAGCTTTCCTTATCATGATGTATTGTCCACTACGGATATACCGAGCAAACCTGGTATGTGTGTGTGTTGATTGATCTATTTGTCTGAAAATTTGAGGAAAAATCCCTAATTATTGTGTGATGGAAAACAGGGGAAAGAGCTTCAACCAGGGAATCTTTAGAAATGGATTATCTAAGTACAGTAAAGGATAAGGTACAGTTATCAAAATATTATATCATATCCAAAGATATGGATCAATTGATTCCCACGATCAAATTATAGTTAGGTGTACATATCAGTTGCATTGATCAGGCTGAATTGATCTGAACCTCAAGAGTTACTCCAATCTGTGATAGGATTCTTTAGTCTTAATGTAGCAAGTGTTACCTATAGAAACTTAATAATGCTCCATGAGAAAATTTGTTGTTTCTGTCCCTGTCTCTCTTGCGCTAAAATACAAATGGATATGTGAAACAGAGGAAACCGTGCATTGATCATAAGCCAATCTCTGGTCTCTACACGCACTACCAATGTAAAAAATGTGTACTGATTCTTAACATCTTGTTATGTTTCTGCCATGCAACATCCTAATTCGGCCACTTAATGTTTTATTTAAACACGCTGTATGCTATGCCTTGTAACTCAAATAAATCACAGTAAAAAATCTTATATTCTAAGTGGTAAGTATTTTTTTTAATAATCTCCAAATAACATGTAATATCTCAAGTGGGTGCTGCCTGCAGGTTACACTGAAATATCTGATGTTTTGATATTTTTAACATTCAGATCTTTACTGACATTTGAACCAGGCTACAAGAAAGAGAAAACCTAGACGATGGGAGCTCAAATTCGCCAGGAGAAGTTTCTTCCCATGGTGGAGGTCAGTATTGTCTGCCAGGTCCCCTGTCAAGGTGATCCCATCGAGATGGGTGCGTTCTACGAAAGACTTGGATCGTGAGAAAGCTTTGAAGAAACCAATTTCAGACTTGGACCGTGAGATAGTTTTGAAGAAAGCAACCACCCATGGGTCTGCTGCACCGATGGGCAGAGCTCCTCAAGTGGGATCTTATCATCAGCAAAGAATGCTGTTTGGTACAGCGGTTGTTTATCAACCTAGAAGGCTGTTTAGTACGGCGGCATTGGCACTCCTGAAAGTGCTGAAGAAAGTTTGAGTAGAAAGGTATGCCATGGGTGCCGGTTTTCTAGTTTGATTATCTGAACAAATATTTGTTCTGATGCACCTAAGAACTGAACAAATGTATAGAAGCTTGTAGATTTGTTCCTTCAGTTATATGGTCGAGTCATCTCAtggcctgttttttttttgtgtgtgcatgCAGGTGCCGGCTTGTAGAGTTGTGGTATATAGTAATCCTCCTGCAAATCTGGTTAACTATCACCCCCTGCAAGTTTTTCCCATGTTCTGATTATTGTTTTGCCAAGTGCATACATGAGATAAGCGTATCAGTCCTGAACTTA includes these proteins:
- the LOC124671528 gene encoding uncharacterized protein LOC124671528; translated protein: MQRYGRGTRWGSIITPEALNQMITQNAVRCVKVALEGQAPELGRCRAGPNVMTQYGYFPLHRAAEMFSVDMIELLIRHGASANLRTAGAEVIEGLLPLHVAVDNTCMHKYLEDSLFPNREDQYYNEHRDCSEADANYIFRLIYLLCLPEMKIFLDTTRLVAKYTDNLLVELWNYIKDGKLAQTAILLLAAQQQIRMGTSRKKKGNSKPDGFPTICERILDNNITLQLEKGQNGIEQEQVDAKIKLNHTAMMLVRVISKAGEDLDSYIRNHLEVPYFMQVPHLEVLERVSSILKDNV
- the LOC124677213 gene encoding uncharacterized protein LOC124677213, which codes for MASSNKISLKLLVDTKSKKVLFAEAGKEFVDFVFSLLTLPIGAVVKLISAGTMQGSVGRLYQSVDNIGASYLQPNKDKSDLLQPKVLHPDARELLLLQGGGNGDGKSSSSSPLARFKMYTCAGYCATATMEAKAACPQCKQAMATEVTFVLPSAAPKASSASASEAGGSGSDETGGYVKGLVTYMVTDGLEVTPMSAISSITLISKFSVNKDVELAEKFVSVGMDEGLGLLKAALRSDTVLSDVFLAKKK